The following coding sequences lie in one Bacteroidota bacterium genomic window:
- a CDS encoding transcriptional repressor, which yields MSEARDILRRHALRRTSCRQGIIELMLSEERAMSEHEIREKLSSSYDRTTFYRSFKTLEESGIIHKIVLDSQKVRYALARVEYTGNHAHFHCNSCQSVRCLGGADLPPVKLPEGYTARATEMIIHGTCDACNQTKVN from the coding sequence ATGTCAGAAGCACGCGACATTCTCCGCCGTCATGCGCTCCGGCGAACCAGTTGCCGCCAGGGCATCATCGAGCTGATGCTCAGCGAAGAAAGGGCCATGTCGGAGCACGAAATCCGCGAGAAACTCTCCTCCAGCTACGACCGCACAACCTTCTACCGCTCGTTCAAGACCCTCGAGGAGTCGGGTATCATCCACAAAATTGTACTCGACAGCCAAAAAGTGCGCTACGCCCTTGCAAGGGTGGAATATACCGGCAACCATGCCCATTTTCACTGCAACAGCTGCCAGAGCGTCCGTTGCCTTGGCGGAGCAGACTTGCCACCGGTGAAACTGCCCGAAGGATACACTGCCAGGGCAACCGAGATGATTATCCATGGCACCTGCGATGCATGCAATCAAACGAAGGTAAACTGA
- a CDS encoding isoaspartyl peptidase/L-asparaginase — translation MLRIVLFLSVLISGLPVIAQKAMPEERPPYVLVVHGGAGTMEWENMSDNARKAYETGLLEALQAGEAVLKSGGSSLDAVVAAIVRLEDNPLFNAGRGAVYNEAGQIAHDASIMEGKEGKAGAVGMIGNIKNPILAAKAVMDDGRHVFLVGSGAERFAASKGVDTVSPDYFYTKERHDAWEKTRQTRLEREFPLQPKGTVGAVALDMQGNLAAGTSTGGMHFKRVGRLGDSPVIGAGTWADNHSCAVSATGHGEYFIRNAVASDISARMKYLGESLAQAANAVVMDKLAALDAGGGIIALDRQGNIAMPFNTPGMFRGYVIAGQQAFVAVSREK, via the coding sequence ATGCTTCGTATTGTACTTTTTTTAAGCGTGTTGATTTCCGGTTTGCCGGTTATTGCACAGAAAGCCATGCCCGAAGAGCGGCCTCCGTATGTGCTGGTAGTGCACGGGGGTGCCGGCACCATGGAATGGGAAAACATGTCGGACAATGCCCGTAAAGCCTACGAAACCGGCTTGCTCGAAGCATTGCAGGCAGGCGAGGCAGTGCTGAAATCGGGGGGCAGCAGCCTAGATGCCGTGGTAGCTGCCATTGTCAGGCTCGAGGATAATCCGTTGTTCAATGCCGGACGTGGCGCCGTGTACAACGAGGCCGGACAGATAGCCCACGATGCCAGCATCATGGAAGGCAAAGAAGGCAAAGCCGGAGCAGTGGGAATGATTGGCAACATCAAAAACCCCATCCTTGCAGCAAAAGCTGTGATGGACGATGGCCGCCATGTGTTTCTGGTGGGCAGCGGAGCTGAGCGTTTTGCCGCATCCAAAGGCGTGGACACCGTTTCGCCCGATTATTTTTACACCAAAGAACGCCATGATGCCTGGGAAAAAACCCGCCAAACCCGCCTCGAACGCGAGTTTCCGCTGCAACCCAAAGGTACTGTGGGCGCCGTTGCCCTCGACATGCAAGGCAACCTGGCCGCAGGCACTTCCACCGGGGGCATGCACTTTAAACGGGTGGGTCGCCTCGGCGATTCGCCTGTGATTGGCGCCGGCACCTGGGCCGACAACCACAGCTGCGCCGTGTCGGCCACCGGACATGGCGAATACTTTATCCGCAATGCCGTGGCCAGCGACATCAGCGCCCGCATGAAATACCTCGGCGAAAGCCTCGCGCAAGCTGCAAATGCCGTGGTGATGGATAAGCTTGCCGCCCTCGATGCCGGAGGCGGCATCATCGCCCTCGACCGCCAGGGCAATATCGCCATGCCTTTCAACACCCCGGGCATGTTCCGTGGTTACGTTATTGCCGGCCAACAAGCCTTTGTGGCCGTTTCAAGAGAAAAATAA